In Xiphophorus hellerii strain 12219 chromosome 13, Xiphophorus_hellerii-4.1, whole genome shotgun sequence, the following proteins share a genomic window:
- the nudcd1 gene encoding nudC domain-containing protein 1 isoform X1: MAAANYSLKVNRDLLDPNFESYRLSLDPIPTYTVELDAAVEELQLKDSHYTLEHLRAFGMFNHLQLDPWYQDSVLFVDSRGRVLSLSVTLDTALGKPKEVFSFGSESGRAEDRLCASISLTSATWAALSDGAGRLLLLRTGRRGDGGHCRWEVLFSDHLGEPFTILHSVSHVQGGCHAVEVLLLRVQKEPLESTGSGYSVSLEWVTVGGGAGPGQERKYEVRKRRVLRGKSVPHYAAVAPRGEGLMLAAEKPFVFTHVDGRPVEPPPSELSELEKADPLYFWQQTAEDLTVCVRLPGGVAKEDVSFRLTPDSLSIGVRGCPPMLEGQLYALVDPEASAWTISDSNSLEVSLQKLGEGPMWPELVLGNRTGELVLSDQQAALIHDRLTHLTSEDPNGEREKPPCSSQELEDCDGFPDDGFSLTHFDGETLSPTQVVNLGGHQFLFSVDVDPSQMPCLCLRHDVDALVWQPRPDRPGDLWEHIATFNALGYVQASKRDRKFSTCAPDFSFAALCECLRRVFLYRQPSPVETVLFNRKQGHQVGQVAKQQVSSLDSDKAVLGFRASNERLFVLTSSRLFVLKVDNK, translated from the exons ATGGCCGCAGCGAACTACAGTCTGAAGGTGAACCGAGACCTGCTGGACCCGAACTTTGAGAGCTACCGGCTGTCTCTGGACCCCATCCCGACCTACACCGTGGAGCTGGACGCGG cggtggaggagctgcagctgaaggACTCTCACTACACCCTGGAGCACCTGCGAGCGTTCGGCATGTTCAACCACCTGCAGCTGGACCCGTGGTACCAGGACAGCGTTCTGTTTGTGGACTCTAGAGGACGGGTTCTGAGCCTCAGCGTGACCCTG GATACGGCTCTGGGGAAGCCTAAAGAGGTCTTCAGCTTCGGTTCCGAGTCCGGCCGGGCCGAGGACCGGCTCTGCGCCTCCATCAGCCTCACCTCGGCCACCTGGGCAGCGCTGTCTGACGGCGCCGGGCGGCTGCTGCTCCTCCGCACCGGCAGGAGGGGAGACGGCGGCCACTGCAGGTGGGAG GTTCTGTTCAGCGACCACTTGGGGGAGCCGTTCACCATCCTGCACAGCGTCTCTCACGTTCAGGGTGGCTGTCACGCCGTAGAGGTGCTGCTGCTGCGTGTGCAGAAGGAGCCGCTGGAGTCCACAGGAAGCGGCTACTCGGTGTCCCTGGAGTGGGTCACGGTGGGCGGCGGCGCCGGACCCG GGCAGGAGAGGAAGTAcgaggtgaggaagaggagggtccTGAGAGGGAAGTCGGTGCCGCACTACGCCGCCGTGGCGCCGCGGGGCGAAGGGCTGATGCTGGCTGCAGAGAAACCGTTTGTCTTCACGCATGTCGATGGCCGGCCTGTGGAGCCGCCGCCGTCGGAGCTCAGCGAGCTGGAGAAGGCAg ATCCGCTGTACTTCTGGCAGCAGACGGCGGAGGACCTCACCGTCTGCGTCCGCCTTCCTGGGGGCGTGGCCAAGGAGGACGTGAGCTTCCGGCTGACGCCGGACAGCCTGAGCATCGGGGTTCGGGGCTGCCCCCCAATGCTGGAAGGTCAGCTGTACGCGTTGGTGGACCCGGAGGCCAGCGCCTGGACCATCAGCgacagcaacag CCTGGAGGTGAGCCTGCAGAAGCTCGGTGAGGGACCCATGTGGCCGGAGCTGGTGCTGGGGAACAGGACAGGGGAGCTGGTGTTGAGCGACCAGCAGGCGGCGCTCATCCACGACCGCCTGACCCACCTGACCTCTGAGGACCCG AACGGCGAGCGGGAAAAGCCGCCATGCAGCTCCCAGGAGCTGGAGGACTGCGACGGTTTCCCTGACGACGGCTTCAGCCTCACGCACTTCGACGGGGAGACGCTCAGCCCGACCCAGGTG GTGAACCTGGGTGGACATCAGTTTCTGTTCTCTGTGGACGTGGACCCGTCTCAGATGCCGTGTCTCTGTCTGCGTCACGATGTCGACGCCCTGGTGTGGCAGCCGCGTCCGGACCGACCCGGCGACCTCTGGGAGCACATCGCCACCTTCAATGCCCTAG GTTACGTCCAGGCATCCAAGAGGGACAGGAAGTTCTCCACCTGCGCTCCAGATTTCTCCTTCGCCGCGCTGTGTGAGTGTCTGCGCCGTGTCTTCCTCTACCGCCAGCCGTCGCCCGTGGAAACCGTACTGTTCAACAGGAAGCAGGGCCACCAGGTGGGACAGGTTGCCAAGCAACAGGTGTCCAGCCTGGACTCGGACAAAGCAGTGCTGGGCTTCAGAGCGTCCAACGAGAGACTGTTTGTCCTCACCTCGTCCCGCCTGTTTGTCCTCAAGGTTGACAATAAGTGA
- the nudcd1 gene encoding nudC domain-containing protein 1 isoform X2 produces the protein MQQQHVAATWSLLTSSGLDEATGTVEELQLKDSHYTLEHLRAFGMFNHLQLDPWYQDSVLFVDSRGRVLSLSVTLDTALGKPKEVFSFGSESGRAEDRLCASISLTSATWAALSDGAGRLLLLRTGRRGDGGHCRWEVLFSDHLGEPFTILHSVSHVQGGCHAVEVLLLRVQKEPLESTGSGYSVSLEWVTVGGGAGPGQERKYEVRKRRVLRGKSVPHYAAVAPRGEGLMLAAEKPFVFTHVDGRPVEPPPSELSELEKADPLYFWQQTAEDLTVCVRLPGGVAKEDVSFRLTPDSLSIGVRGCPPMLEGQLYALVDPEASAWTISDSNSLEVSLQKLGEGPMWPELVLGNRTGELVLSDQQAALIHDRLTHLTSEDPNGEREKPPCSSQELEDCDGFPDDGFSLTHFDGETLSPTQVVNLGGHQFLFSVDVDPSQMPCLCLRHDVDALVWQPRPDRPGDLWEHIATFNALGYVQASKRDRKFSTCAPDFSFAALCECLRRVFLYRQPSPVETVLFNRKQGHQVGQVAKQQVSSLDSDKAVLGFRASNERLFVLTSSRLFVLKVDNK, from the exons ATGCAGCAGCAACATGTAGCAGCAACATGGAGCCTCTTGACCAGCTCTGGTCTGGATGAAGCTACTGGAA cggtggaggagctgcagctgaaggACTCTCACTACACCCTGGAGCACCTGCGAGCGTTCGGCATGTTCAACCACCTGCAGCTGGACCCGTGGTACCAGGACAGCGTTCTGTTTGTGGACTCTAGAGGACGGGTTCTGAGCCTCAGCGTGACCCTG GATACGGCTCTGGGGAAGCCTAAAGAGGTCTTCAGCTTCGGTTCCGAGTCCGGCCGGGCCGAGGACCGGCTCTGCGCCTCCATCAGCCTCACCTCGGCCACCTGGGCAGCGCTGTCTGACGGCGCCGGGCGGCTGCTGCTCCTCCGCACCGGCAGGAGGGGAGACGGCGGCCACTGCAGGTGGGAG GTTCTGTTCAGCGACCACTTGGGGGAGCCGTTCACCATCCTGCACAGCGTCTCTCACGTTCAGGGTGGCTGTCACGCCGTAGAGGTGCTGCTGCTGCGTGTGCAGAAGGAGCCGCTGGAGTCCACAGGAAGCGGCTACTCGGTGTCCCTGGAGTGGGTCACGGTGGGCGGCGGCGCCGGACCCG GGCAGGAGAGGAAGTAcgaggtgaggaagaggagggtccTGAGAGGGAAGTCGGTGCCGCACTACGCCGCCGTGGCGCCGCGGGGCGAAGGGCTGATGCTGGCTGCAGAGAAACCGTTTGTCTTCACGCATGTCGATGGCCGGCCTGTGGAGCCGCCGCCGTCGGAGCTCAGCGAGCTGGAGAAGGCAg ATCCGCTGTACTTCTGGCAGCAGACGGCGGAGGACCTCACCGTCTGCGTCCGCCTTCCTGGGGGCGTGGCCAAGGAGGACGTGAGCTTCCGGCTGACGCCGGACAGCCTGAGCATCGGGGTTCGGGGCTGCCCCCCAATGCTGGAAGGTCAGCTGTACGCGTTGGTGGACCCGGAGGCCAGCGCCTGGACCATCAGCgacagcaacag CCTGGAGGTGAGCCTGCAGAAGCTCGGTGAGGGACCCATGTGGCCGGAGCTGGTGCTGGGGAACAGGACAGGGGAGCTGGTGTTGAGCGACCAGCAGGCGGCGCTCATCCACGACCGCCTGACCCACCTGACCTCTGAGGACCCG AACGGCGAGCGGGAAAAGCCGCCATGCAGCTCCCAGGAGCTGGAGGACTGCGACGGTTTCCCTGACGACGGCTTCAGCCTCACGCACTTCGACGGGGAGACGCTCAGCCCGACCCAGGTG GTGAACCTGGGTGGACATCAGTTTCTGTTCTCTGTGGACGTGGACCCGTCTCAGATGCCGTGTCTCTGTCTGCGTCACGATGTCGACGCCCTGGTGTGGCAGCCGCGTCCGGACCGACCCGGCGACCTCTGGGAGCACATCGCCACCTTCAATGCCCTAG GTTACGTCCAGGCATCCAAGAGGGACAGGAAGTTCTCCACCTGCGCTCCAGATTTCTCCTTCGCCGCGCTGTGTGAGTGTCTGCGCCGTGTCTTCCTCTACCGCCAGCCGTCGCCCGTGGAAACCGTACTGTTCAACAGGAAGCAGGGCCACCAGGTGGGACAGGTTGCCAAGCAACAGGTGTCCAGCCTGGACTCGGACAAAGCAGTGCTGGGCTTCAGAGCGTCCAACGAGAGACTGTTTGTCCTCACCTCGTCCCGCCTGTTTGTCCTCAAGGTTGACAATAAGTGA